Within the Nocardioides humi genome, the region GAGGCCGAGGGCGGCCTGCGCGACGCCACCGTGCTCAAGAGCCTCACCGCGACCTGGCTGGTCGACGTCCCGGCCGCCGACCTGGAGCGCTGCCGACAGCAGCTGCTCGACGTCCGGGACGTGCTCCACGCCGCGGCCGGACGCGCGACCGACCGGATCGCCCCCGAGCACTGGGCTCCGCTGGCCGAGGGCCTGGGCCTGCCGGACGAGACGGCGGCGCAGCGGTACGTCCGCGAGCTCGGGCGCCGGGTCACCCACCTCTCGCGGCTGGCCTGGCGGCGTACCGAGGACGCGCTGCGGCGCACCCCGGCGGCGCGCCCCCGGCGTCCGGAGCTGGAGCGGGTCGCACCCGGCATCGCGCTCTCCCGCGGCGAGATCGTGCTGGAGCGGACCGCCAAGCCGGCCGGTGACCCGGTGCTGCTGCTGCGCGCCGCTGCCGAGGCGGCGGTGCGCGACCTCGTCCTCGCGCCGCCGACCGCGGCCCGGCTGGTGCGCGAGTGCCCGCCGCTGCCCGACCCCTGGCCGGACGAGGCGCGCCGGCAGCTGGTCCGGCTGCTCGCCGCCGGGCCCGGCCTGCTGCCCGTGTGGGAGACGCTGGAGGAGACCGGCGCGCTGGCGCGGATCCTCCCCGAATGGGAGCGGATCCGGCTGCTGCCGCACGCCTCGGCCATCCACCGCTTCACGGTCGACCGGCACGTCGTGGAGACCTGCGTCGAGGCGTCCACGCTGATCCGGGACGTCTCCCGTCCCGACGTGCTGGTCGTGGCGGCGCTGCTGCACGACATCGGCAAGGGCGAGCTGACCGAGCACAGCGTCGCGGGCGCGCCGATCGCCCGGGCGATCGCCACCCGGATGGGCTTCGGGCCCGCCGAGGTCGATCTGATCGGCGGACTCGTGCGCTGGCACCTGCTGCTCGCCGGCGTCGCCACCACCCGCGACCCCGACGATCCCGCCACCATCGACGCGCTCCTCGAGCACGTCGACAGCCTCGACGCGCTGGCGCTGCTCACCGCGCTCACCGAGGCCGACGCGAAGGCCGCCTCGGCCAAGGCGTGGTCGTCGTGGCGGGCCGGGCTCGTCCTCGACCTCTCCCGGCGCGCCCGCGCGGCCCTGGAGCGGGGGAGCGTGCCGCCGGCGTTCAGCGTCGACGAGATCCCCGTCCCACCCGGTGTCGCCGACGGCGAGGTGTCGGTCGTCGTCGAGCCGGTGGCCGACGGCTCCCGGGTCACGGTCGTCGCCCTCGACCGGGTCGGGCTGCTCGCCGACGTCGCCGCCGTGTTCGCGCTGCGCCGGGTCACGGTGCGCGCGGCGCGGCTGTGGGCGCAGGGGGAGTACGCCGTCTCGGTCTGGGACGTCGCCGACGGCGGCCTCGACCCCGGGGCAGTGCGCGACCAGCTGGACGCGATCACCTCGCGCCGGGTCGACCCCGCCGCCCGGCTCGCCCCGCGGCACCGGCCGGGCGACCTCGACCCGGCGGTCGTCGTGCGCCCGGAGGCGAGCGACCACGCGACCGTGATCGAGGTGCGGGCGGCCGACCGGCTCGGCGTCGTCCACCTGGTCAGCGCGGCCCTCGCCGCCCTCGACATGACCGTCCGCTCCGCCCACATCTCCACGCTGGGCCCCCAGGCGGTGGACGTGTTCTACGTGCAGGAGTCCGCGGCCGGCGCACTGTCGGACACCC harbors:
- a CDS encoding [protein-PII] uridylyltransferase — its product is MSAYDSAAGPDSGVALVAVGGYGRGELAPYSDLDVVLVADEGVDEERWTALAGQVWYPLWDSGARLDHAVRTLPEMLTAAEGDVRVASGLLDVRHVAGDHSVALRLRTTTLTQWRRQARERLPELHELVRSRHRLVGELAHLSLPDLKEAEGGLRDATVLKSLTATWLVDVPAADLERCRQQLLDVRDVLHAAAGRATDRIAPEHWAPLAEGLGLPDETAAQRYVRELGRRVTHLSRLAWRRTEDALRRTPAARPRRPELERVAPGIALSRGEIVLERTAKPAGDPVLLLRAAAEAAVRDLVLAPPTAARLVRECPPLPDPWPDEARRQLVRLLAAGPGLLPVWETLEETGALARILPEWERIRLLPHASAIHRFTVDRHVVETCVEASTLIRDVSRPDVLVVAALLHDIGKGELTEHSVAGAPIARAIATRMGFGPAEVDLIGGLVRWHLLLAGVATTRDPDDPATIDALLEHVDSLDALALLTALTEADAKAASAKAWSSWRAGLVLDLSRRARAALERGSVPPAFSVDEIPVPPGVADGEVSVVVEPVADGSRVTVVALDRVGLLADVAAVFALRRVTVRAARLWAQGEYAVSVWDVADGGLDPGAVRDQLDAITSRRVDPAARLAPRHRPGDLDPAVVVRPEASDHATVIEVRAADRLGVVHLVSAALAALDMTVRSAHISTLGPQAVDVFYVQESAAGALSDTRAAEAAHAVREAISQAPDR